ACATTTAACAACAGAAACTTTTAAAGAAAAAGTTTTTAATTACGAAACCAGCACAGAATGGAAATTTGCCGGTAACAAACCATGTGTAATTGATTTTTATGCTGACTGGTGCTCACCTTGCAAAATGGTTGCACCTATTCTTGAAGAATTGGGAACAGAATATGAAGGAAAGTTAACAATATATAAAGTAGATACTGAAGATCAGCAGGAATTAGCTTCAATTTTTGGAATTAGGAGTATTCCTTCAATCTTATTTATCCCAATGGAAGGTCAGCCACAGATGTCTGCTGGTGCAATGCCTAAAGAATCATTTATAAAGGCATTTGATGAAATTCTGGGTGTAAAAAAATAGTTTTCTTTAACTATAGAGAATTCCAACCAAGGCACTAAATTCCTTTTCATTATTTAAGTCGAATAATTTTTATTCGACTTTTTTCTTATCCACCCTTTCCTCTATTGTTGGAGTTATCTCCAACAAGAATTTTTCATACGAAAAACTAAATAATGAGCATTGAGCAAAACAATTTATATCTTTGAAAAAAATCACAGAAATTGAATTTCAGAAAACAAATAACCAATGTTTCATCGCTGCAGTTTTTTCAGCTATTTCGATTTGGTATATTATTTCTGGTAAGTATATGTTTTGCAAAAAGCCATTTAAGCACTGCCGAGATTGGTATTTACGAGAAATTAATTTTTCTCTCAGGCGCTATTAGTTTTTTCTGGGTCAATGGATTAATACAATCTCTCCTCCCTTTATATAACAATAACAAATCGTTTAACACTTCAGAAAAATCACCATTGTTATTTAATGCACTACTTATTTCTATTGTGTTTAGTGTACTAATAACTCTTATTTTACTAATAACTGAAAAAACAAGCTCATCATTTTTAATTTCAGCTTCAGTAATTCCTTACAAGTGGTTGTTTATAGCATTCTTTTTAATTTCAACTCCTGCATTTTTATTAGAATATGTTTATTTGTTATTAAAAAAACCATATTCAATAATTTATTATAGCATACTAACATTTAGTTTGCAATTTTTGGCTGTTGTTGTTCCTGTGTGGCTGGGATACGGAATAGAAGCAAGTTTATATGGTTTGATTTCTATCTCAGGATTAAGATTAATATGGTTAGTTATTCTTGTTTTAAGAAATTCTAAACCAATAATTTCTTTAAAGTTTATTAAAGAACACCTAAATTTAGCATTACCATTAATAGCTGGAGCACTTATAAGCGGTTCTATGCCTTATATTGACGGAATAATTGTTTCAGCACATTTCGATGATGCTACATTTGCAATATACAGATATGGTGCCCG
This sequence is a window from Bacteroidia bacterium. Protein-coding genes within it:
- the trxA gene encoding thioredoxin, with translation MLEHLTTETFKEKVFNYETSTEWKFAGNKPCVIDFYADWCSPCKMVAPILEELGTEYEGKLTIYKVDTEDQQELASIFGIRSIPSILFIPMEGQPQMSAGAMPKESFIKAFDEILGVKK
- a CDS encoding oligosaccharide flippase family protein codes for the protein MNFRKQITNVSSLQFFQLFRFGILFLVSICFAKSHLSTAEIGIYEKLIFLSGAISFFWVNGLIQSLLPLYNNNKSFNTSEKSPLLFNALLISIVFSVLITLILLITEKTSSSFLISASVIPYKWLFIAFFLISTPAFLLEYVYLLLKKPYSIIYYSILTFSLQFLAVVVPVWLGYGIEASLYGLISISGLRLIWLVILVLRNSKPIISLKFIKEHLNLALPLIAGALISGSMPYIDGIIVSAHFDDATFAIYRYGARELPLAMLLANAFSNAMIPEISENSNLPFALSNLKEKSKRLMHFLFPLSILLIIISRWLYPFIFNPAFIDGAGVFNVFLLLVITRLVFPQTILLGLKKTNVLLIVSIIEFTLKLVFSLWLAIPFGIVGVALGTLIAFVAERLILIAINYKYLKIKPTQYIDLKWLSIYSVIILIVYFLVERNFYFL